The window GTTCCGCCAAATGTTATTTAGCATTCCATTAAACAAATAAACTGGAATGGGATATAGCACGAATTCTCGCATCATAAAGCCCATCTAACGTGGTGAGTTATTAGTTATTGATCctaacttttcctcaagaaaaaaGTTATTAACCCTAACTCTGTCTCCGGGGaggaccggcggcggcgcgagctctGCCTCCGGGGAGAAGCGAGAGAACGGCCGCCGGACGTGAACCAGGTTTGCCCAACTCTGAAGCTCATCGATCGATCCCAACTCTGAAGCTGCTTGGAGTGTCAACGATTGACTgattacatacatatatatatatatatatatatatatatatatatatatatatatatatatatatatatatatatatNNNNNNNNNNTCCGATGAACTCGCAGGTTCGCCATGGCGTCGTTCGCCGGCGTATCCGTCCTGGACGACGGCGGGCTGTGCCCAGTCACCGAGTCGCCCGTCGAAACCAGCACGGACTGCGGGTACCACCTGCTCGTGGTCCAAGACTACTCGGGTGTCAAAGACAAGACGCCCACCGGCGAGAGCGTCGCATCCCGCCCTTTCATGGTAGGAGGCCATCATTGGATCATCAGGTACTACCCCAACGGTGAAAGCCAGAGCTGCGCCGACTTCATTTCCCTCTATGTTGCCCGTCtccacgacgacgacgacgatgacagcAACAAGAAGCCCGTGGAAGCCAAGTTCGGTCTCAATTTCGTCGACCAAGTTGAGAGGCAGAATCCGGTCTACTTTCGTCAGGCGGAGACGTACAACTTCACCGGTTCTTCCTGGGGCCAGGACAAGTTTATCAGAAAAGACGCCCTCGAACGATCGCCGTATCTTAGGGGTAACTGTTTCACCATCCGGTGCGACATCATGGTCCTCAACAACACCAAGGATGATGCAGGTGGTGGCCGCAAGGTGCTCCTGCCTGACATTTGCCATGATTTTAACATTCTCTTCCGAACCGAGGTGGGTGCTGATGTGAAGTTCGAGGTCGCGGTGACATAATCAACACACACCGATGTGTCCTTGCAGCCCGATCTAAGGTCTTCATGGCGCAGCTCTTTGGCTCCATGAAGGAGACGTCCAGCGTCATACAGATCAAAGACATGGATGCAAAAGTGTTCGGGGCCTTGCTTCGCTTCATCTACACAGACTCATTCCCTGAGATGTTGTATGACAACGACATGGAGGTTGACGAAATGTCAGGAGTTGTGAAgcaagaacaagaagaggaagcagCAGAGGACAAAACGCCAGCAGTTGTGAAACAAGAGCAAGAAAAGGAAGCAGTAGAGGATGAAATGCGGCTGCAGTGGCTGCAAGACTTGTTGGTAGCGGCAGACAGGTATGACGTCCAACGGCTCAAGTTCATCTGTGAAAAGCAGTTGTCTGAACACATAAGTGTGGCCTCGGTGATGTCCACTCTCGCTCTAGCCGAGCAGCACCACTGCCAGGGATTGAAGGAGGCGTGCTTCAAGTTTATCCAAGTCCAGTCTCCCTCGTGCTTGCAAGCCGTGATGGATACCAATGGCTGGGATTATGTATTTACGACCTATCCGACGGTTTTTAAGGAGCTCGTTGCCAAGCTTGCTTCGAACCAGCGGAAGTAACACTCTGCTGTatatgtcatgttcctttgttagaTCTACTAAGTGACACTCGTATGCATATGTGGGATCCTCTAGCTAGAGAGATCATAGTCCATGTGTATTGCTTTTGCGATCTATATAATTTGCATGTATGCTGAATCAGAAAAATCTAACACATATGGGCATTTTTTCCCTTCATGGAAATGGATGGCTTGTGAATTCAGATATGAGCGCAAATTGATCTGGCATTGCAGCAGTGTGTAAGTTCCGTAGCTAGTCTTTTTATCCTCGTATATTTATCTTCATTAATTGTGTCATATATTGTTGCTCTGTGCCTTTCCTATCATGAAAACCTTTTCCTAGCAGTTGTCAAGAAGATCAATGTTGATAGGCATTTTGTGAACTACGATTTAGGGGAAGGAATTTGGAAGATAAGAGTCATAAGACAGGCCGCCAGGAATAGCAATTACGGTGACAGTACCTAGGAACCTTCTCCTGGGTGCTTAGTGTTCACCTCGGGCGGCCATTCCCATTAATTTGAGTGGAAGGTCGGCGCTCGGAATTTTGCAAAGTCCAATGTTGTAGCTGTGCCCTGTACCCAAAAGGATGACCCCATTCTGGTGTATTTTGAAACACTAGAGATGATTGCTGTCAATTTCGGCGATGAAAAGATGGGGTAAGCTTTCAGTGCACAGACAGGGGCTATGTTTTTTCTTTATATGCTagtacaaaaatattttttgttcaaATTACATGGAGCTAGCTTTGCTCGTGTGAACACATGTATGAAATGCCAAGGTAATGCATATATCCTTATGGGTATATGTCTTTGTGTATTAGTGTCAGTTTATAACACAGTTACTCTCAGTTTATGTTCGTCGGTTGATTTTGCTCTCTAGTCTTGGACCACGAGCAGTATAATTGAATCGTCCTTGAATGTTTATATATCTGAATGTTGGATTGGAATGCAGGAGTAGCACGGCAACATTGGGGTGGGGAGCCATAGCAGTGCTGTCGTGATGCGGGTTGCGTTATCATCGTCGATCTCCATGAATGGAGTCAATTGCAAGAAACCACCAACTCTTCTTACAAGTGGGGCCAGATTGTAAGGAATTGACTTAGAAAAAAATAACACACACACACCCCTAGATCTAAAANNNNNNNNNNNNNNNNNNNNNNNNNNNNNNNNNNNNNNNNNNNNNNNNNNNNNNNNNNNNNNNNNNNNNNNNNNNNNNNNNNNNNNNNNNNNNNNNNNNNNNNNNNNNNNNNNNNNNNNNNNNNNNNNNNNNNNNNNNNNNNNNNNNNNNNNNNNNNNNNNNNNNNNNNNNNNNNNNNNNNNNGGAACACCGACGCCCTGTCCACTCCGCGCTGCTGCCATCCTTCCGGCATGGTGGCGCCCAGGCCGAGATGCATGGGGTCGCCCTCGTCGGCGACGGAGAGGGTTACACCGTcggggaggacgaggaggcggCCGGCGCCCATGGCTGCACTGCGAACCACCTCCATAGCACGCGGGTCGTGATGGCGACACCCTCCAGCAGCCCGTCGTAGCCGGGGCAGAGCTGGGATGGCGGGGGCGGGCTCGTGTTCGCCATGTGGGCGCTCATCGTCGTCGTTCCGTGCCAGGACCGGGCCTCTACGGACACCCCGTCGTGCCGGCCAAGCAGGCGCATTGGGCGGCGCCGATAACGGCCATCCAGGAGCAGATCGTCGAGGAATCGAGGGGGAGGGGCAAGAAGGGGCCATCCTTGCCGGCGTCCACGGGGATCCTCGCTGAGATGCAAGGCCGTGGAGCGCGTCGCGCGGGAGCTCAACAGCCTACTCGAGGAGATcgccgaggaggaggatgaggccgcggaggtggaggccccggcgtcgatcagcgaggaacatgccGGTGACGTTCTCGAGCGCGCCGAGGCGCTGGACGACGCATGCGTGTGGGGGCAGGGTGGGGGTCTGATTGCTTTTGTTTTTTAGATCTAGGGGTGTGCGTGTTATTTTTTTTGCTAAGTCAACTCCTTACAATCTGGCCCCACTTGTAAGAAAGTGATTAAACGGGTCAAATCATCCGATCAGTGCTTTTTGCAACGACTTAACAGTTTTTTTTTTGGTGTTTTCTGCAACAGATTAACGAGTTGGTGATTTCATGCAAACCTAGCCGCAAATGTGGTGGTTTCTTGCAATTGACTTCCACGGATGTGTCCGTGTCTTGGTCGTCGATCTCCATGGATGTATCCTACAGGAAGACGTGTAATGTCATTGGACCTGGCCATCGTACTACGGTAGTGTATGGTCTGAGTTCGAAAACTTGTGAAGATAGATAGATAATATAGATGCTCTCCAGCGCCCTCGTCCGATTCGGATTTTATTTCCTTTGTGTCCTCGTTCGTTGTAGATTCATACGAGTTGTAATAGTACTAGTTTTGGCGTCTCCGTCCGTGTAGTAGGACGTACTACATCATCTTGTCTTGGAATCGGCCATGTAAAATCTTTATAACATATACACGCACATACATATAGCCAGACGTACAATAAGCTTCATCATCTACAAACGTGAGACTTGCATTGGTACCAGCCGGCGCCGAAAATTAAACTAAAACCTCTCTGTCTCCGGCGAGTCGGCCATGTCGTCGTTTGCCGGCGTATCCGTCTTGGACGGCGGCAAGCTGTGCCCCTCCACCAAGACCTTTGTCAAGACCAGCTCGGCCTGCGGATACCACCTGCTTGTTGTCCAAGGTTACGCTCAAACCAAGAAGGAGACACCCGCTGGTCGGTGCATCGCCTCTCGTGATTTCGGGGTAGGAGGCCATCGCTGGTCCATCGCGTACTATCCTAACGGCGAAAACGTGAATTGTGCCGAGTTTGTTTCTCTCTATGTTTGCCGTCTCAACTGCGACGAAAAGCATGTGGAAGCCAAGTTTGAATTTAGTTTCATCGATGAGGTTGAGTGGCAGAATCAAGTGTGCATTCGTGGGACGAAAACATACAGCTTCCCCTCCGATGCCCCTTCTTGGGGCCACTCCAGGtttatgaaaatagatgcccttgaaCGATCAATGAATCTAGAGGAGGATGATTGCTTCACCGTCCGGTGTGACATCATGGTCTGCGACAACACCGAGGATGATGCTAGTGGCACCGAGCTGGTGCTCGTGCCTGATATACACCACAACCTTAACAATCTCCTTGGCAGTAAGGTGGGTGCCGATGTGACGTTCGAGGTCGACGGTGCAACGTTTGCTGCGCACCGATGCGTGCTTGCTGCCCAATCTAAAGTCTTCATGGCGCAACTCTTTGGCCCAATGAAGGAGGGCACTTCCACATCCGGTGTCATACATATCCAAGACATGGAGGCAACAGTGTTCAAGGCTTTGCTTAACTTTATCTACACAGACTCATTCCTTAACATGGACGACGATATCATGGAGGATGGTGAAATGTCAGAAGCTatggaagaaggacaagaagaggaGCCGGCCATAGAGGGTGAAAAGTGGCTGCAATGGCTCCAAGACTTGTTGGTAGCGGCAGACAGATATGACGTCCAACGGCTCAAGTTCATCTGTGAAAAGCAGTTGTCTGAACACATAAGTGTGGGCTCGGTGATGTCCACTCTTTCTCTAGCCGAGCAGCACCACTGCCAAGGATTGAAGCAGGCATGCTTCAAGTTTATCCAAGTCCAGTCCCCCTCGTGTTTGCAAACAGTAATGGCATCTAATGGTTGGGATCACGTCTGTACGACCTATCCCTCAGTTTTGAAGGAGCTCTTTGCCATGCTTGCTTCAAAGCACCAGAAGCACTAACACTTTGTATGTGGTACACATGCATGTTCCTTTGTTACACCTAGCGAGACCCTTATGCACATGTAGGATCCTCTGGAGAGATTGTAGTCCGCGTGTGTTGCTTTCGTATTGTCATGATTATAGTAATTTGCATATTTCTTGAATCGGAAAAATTCAGCGGCCGAATGTGTGAAAGTGCAAATTGATCTGATATAATGAAGACATGTTGTTACTTGGTTGTTCTCCGGAGAGATTGTAGCTAGCAGTGTGCAGATTCCCTAGCTACCCCTTCTATCCTCTAATATTTCTCTATTCATTAGTTGTAGCCTGGCCGGCATCTTGTACATGCCGGCCGCGCAAACTAAACCCTATCCGTTTCCGGTGACAAGGGACAGCGAGTCGGCCATGTATTCATTTGTCGGTGTATTCCATCCTGGCCGACGGCGAGCTGTCCCCCGCCACCGCGTCGTGCGTGCGTCGACACCGGCACGGACTGCGGGTACCACCTGCTCGTGGTCCACGACTACTCGCGCACCAAAGAGGTGACACCCACCGGTGACGGCATCAGCTCTCGTGTCTTCATGGTAGGAGGCCATGGCTGGGGCTGGTAGGTCGAGTACTTCCGTGCTAACGGCGAAAACTCTGGCTGCGCCGACTTCATTTCCCTCTCTCTTTCCTGTTTCCGTGCTAACGACAAGAAGCCCGTGGAAGCCAAGTTCGTTTTCAGCTTCGTCGACCAAGTTGAGAAGCAGAATCCAGTCTACCTTCGTCAAGAGGAAACGTGCATCTTCGATGGCTCTTCTTGGGGCAGCAACAGGTTCATCACAATCGGCGGATCTCAAGGATGATTGTTTCACCATCCGGTGCGACCGACATCCTGGTCTCCTGCAACAACACCGAGGATGATGTCGCTGGCGCCAAGGTGGTGCTCCCGCCTAACATCATGTGCCAACACTTTGACCATCTCCTTCAAACTGGGGTGGGCGCTGATGTGGAATTTGAGGTCGGCGGCGAGATGCTGGCTGCACACCGGTGTGTGCTCGCGGCCCGAACCAAGGTCTTCATGTCGCAGCTCTTTGGCCCCATGAAGGAGAAGGAGGGCACTGATAAGACCGGTGTCATACGGATCGAAGACATGGAAGCAACAATGTTTAGGGATTTGCTTAGCTTCGTCTACACGGACTCGTTCCCTGACATGGAGGATgatgatgccatggaagaggacaaAATGTCACAAGTTGTGGAGCAAGGACAAGAAAAGGATTAGAGGATGAAATGCGGCTGCAATGGCTGCAAAACTTGTTTGCAGCGGCAGACAGATATGATGTCCAACGACTCAAGTTCATCTGTGAA is drawn from Triticum dicoccoides isolate Atlit2015 ecotype Zavitan chromosome 6B, WEW_v2.0, whole genome shotgun sequence and contains these coding sequences:
- the LOC119321688 gene encoding BTB/POZ and MATH domain-containing protein 2-like, which produces MSSFAGVSVLDGGKLCPSTKTFVKTSSACGYHLLVVQGYAQTKKETPAGRCIASRDFGVGGHRWSIAYYPNGENVNCAEFVSLYVCRLNCDEKHVEAKFEFSFIDEVEWQNQVCIRGTKTYSFPSDAPSWGHSRFMKIDALERSMNLEEDDCFTVRCDIMVCDNTEDDASGTELVLVPDIHHNLNNLLGSKVGADVTFEVDGATFAAHRCVLAAQSKVFMAQLFGPMKEGTSTSGVIHIQDMEATVFKALLNFIYTDSFLNMDDDIMEDGEMSEAMEEGQEEEPAIEGEKWLQWLQDLLVAADRYDVQRLKFICEKQLSEHISVGSVMSTLSLAEQHHCQGLKQACFKFIQVQSPSCLQTVMASNGWDHVCTTYPSVLKELFAMLASKHQKH